TCCGCCTAGTGTTGACCAATACTCTAGCAAATGTCGGTGGTGATTGATAGACGCGTTATGTTCTGTATCTACCACAGTAAAATAACGTGGCGATATTTAGAAAAAGTCTAGATATTAAAGTTAAAAATACAAGGCCTGAGTTGTTAATGGAATGGAGGGAAAGTTTGGTTGCTTAGATAGCTCGTTGTTTTTAAAGGGAAGAAGTTAGAAGTCTGCACTTTACAAAACACATCCAGATGATAAAATGTGATTACTAGGAAAAGTATCGCCGCATCGCCAATTTGAGAAATGGAAAGCTTTTGTCTGCTATTATGGCAGAATTGGTGGACTACCGGTATTAaaagttttcagaaattttgaaaagacaCGCTGTAGGTTCTTGAATGAAAACAAGGCtaccaacaaaacaaaacaagaaaaaactattATTAATTAATATATGGAACAAGAAAGGCTACAGACGTgacctagagagagagagagagagagagagagagagagagggggaaatCCCCCCGGGAACCAAGGCGGAcgctaaaaatttaaaaagaggaaaaatctATATTTTATTCACTGCGGAGCTCCTCAACCACATCCTATCATCATTAACCCCATAATTGCAACAAATTTCAAACGACGCCACGTTCTGCGCATCCACGTGCTTATGCCCCCTCCAGTGGGCCCGGTCTCCCTCTGGGTACTGGCGAGGACCGGGGCCCACGGCCGCTTGGATGTGGCATTTACCGCTGAACACCGGCTGACCCCGCCCTCTTCTGGTGACACTTCCCCTCTTCCGGCCTGCCTGGCGTGTTGCTCCGCGGCGGATTCAGGTGACCGCCGCAACCTTCCGATTAGCTTCCAGCAGTTTGACAGGCACTCTGCTATCTGTCCTCCAACTACCAACAGTGTCTGATTGTTGTTGGCGATGCGCTTTTAACATTACATTAACATCTTTGACAAATCCAATCCCATCTGTTAGGCGACCGACCAACTAGCAACTTGATTTCGACTCTGTTTCTTTGATCCCCAGGCAACACCACCAAGAATAGCAGAGTTTAGGTTACAGATACCACACCACTGTTGTTATTTGATAGCAGCTCGGCCTTCATTTGATTCTTAGTTTTGTTTTCGAACCAAGAGAAGGTTCTAATATTGTTGATGTGGGTAGCTCCTTTAATGAGTAGAGGTACTAAGAGCAAGTTGGGTGCAGGAGGAAGCATGACGATGGGTGAATCATATTGATTTCTTCCACTTGCACGATGCATCTTGAGAGCTAACGCGGACCAGCATAGCAAGGTGGCCTTTGGACGCCATGAAAGAGTCACGAATGATTCAAAACTCATGGGTGTCACACTTCTTGTAACAAGCCATGCTATTTAGCTAGTCGCAGAAGATATAATTTTGGAAAGCCTCCTTCTTGTGGCCCGACCACTGGCTCTGTAGATGACTACCCATTAAACTCGTTTAGAAAATTCAGCTACAAAATATCTTTAAGAAGCCGTAGAGTAGATGcgctttcaagtttcaactctTCGATTGAAAGCCAAGAAGAGCCGACCTAATTAGGAGAAGATGATTTAACTTGACTTAGCCGACACGCGTCTGGTTTGGCCAGTCAGTTCGACACTCATGAGTTTTGGATTCTCTATGGTTGTTTGTTAGTTGGTGAAGATGGCAGACAGTCACTGCTCAGTAAAAAGCTAAACCATCCGACTAGCTAGCATTTCATCGTCGAATTAACCACTGCAAAATCTTTGCATTGCAGGCAAGTTTTTCTGCCGATAATTCTTGCAATCGTTCGGGATGAGTAAACAGGTGGACGTCTCATGCTTTTCTAAAGCCGGGAGATCAGGCAAACACTTGTGGTTCGGCTCACCTCAGCTTGTGAAGTCCTTGCCCTTGATCAAGAAACGGGCCGGTCTATGTTATACGGTTATGATCATATCCCATGCATACATTTCAATGTGATGCTTTGCTTTTTATATCGAAGTCATCATTGCAGAAAGTACTGTATAAAAGAAACATGAGTTGCGTGTGTTTGAACCTTTTTTGTCTGGCTCCGAACAACTGTGAGCTTAAACTCTGCTCGTTCTTATGATCACGAAATTTCGAACAGGAGAGGGAAATAAGGAAAGAGTGGAGGGCTACAAAAAGGCAAACCTCTTTTTATTTGCCATGGTTTGAAAAAATAGAATGTTGAGTCGTGCAGGATCCTCGCTGTCCTTGGCCTGGAGTCGGTGTACGTTTGCATGAAACATTTAATATggacataaataaataaatgaatgaatgaaggaaaaggaaaaggaaacggAAGGCAATCTCTCTCCCCGTACAGTGCGTGAAAGGGaattcatttcatttccacCCTCGAGGAGATAATAATAACCCAATCATGGGGAATCGCAATAaagctttttctctttcccgTTCGATATCTTGAAAAGGCTGGAGAGAAAAGGCAAAACGCATGGGAAGAGCCGGTTTGATAAGGGTCAACAAGGTGCTGGGATCATTAATTAAAAGGTAGCCCGTGCCGAGAAATGGTGGCAGGTGGGCAGAGGTGACCGGTTGAAGCAGGTAAGCGCTGCCGGAAcctgaggaaaaaaaaaaaaagagagtggGAAATTGAAAATTGGGTGCATACTAACTTAAATGCATAATTATTGAATAATCATGCACTTTTATTAAGGGCCTTTAATTACCTGGGAGTTAGGGTTTTGACGCCACTAGTCCAATCCTCCAATTAATACCATCTTCTTCCCTTAAAGTCCCATTCATGggccttcttccttccttcctcctcggttctctctctctctctctctccccagcGCTGTGGTGGGGAGGGGGGAGGAGCAGCGGCCTGAAATTTGAAGGGAATGATGGCTGGGTCGAGGCCACACGGTTGATGAGTTTCTTGGTGAATGGTGGAGGCGTCGGACCAGGCTTCATTCCCTCCAAGTTTGATTGGCTAAGACTATGCCTTCTTCCTTCTACAAGTTTCCTGTCCTTCGTCTCTGCAATTCCCTCCTCAACTTTGGGGCGAGTTCGCAAAAGGTTGTGGGGAATGTTGTCTGGCTCGAGGGCATATGGGCGTCTTGCTCAGGCGTGTGCTTCTTTCCCAGGTGAGCTCGGACCAGGCTTCATTCCCCTCAACCATGCATGGCTTTAACCTCCCTTTTCATCATTCTCTTGAGGCTATGTCTATGTCTAAGGTAAGGGCCTTTCAAGAAGTTGGTCATCTATTTTTAGATCCCCATGGCTACCAACTCTTGCTTGAATGAGCCATTTACGGGGCCGGTTCTTTTGCTACTGCTTGCAGTAGCTgggtttgtttttcttctttctcgaGGTCTTGTTTATGGCTTTCCACGAAACTTACCAGTCACTCCGTGACGTGAATCTCGCACGTCATTCACACACGATTGAATCTCGGCATGCACGTAG
Above is a window of Nymphaea colorata isolate Beijing-Zhang1983 chromosome 8, ASM883128v2, whole genome shotgun sequence DNA encoding:
- the LOC116258584 gene encoding uncharacterized protein LOC116258584, producing MGLLPSFLLGSLSLSLSPALWWGGGRSSGLKFEGNDGWVEATRLMSFLVNGGGVGPGFIPSKFDWLRLCLLPSTSFLSFVSAIPSSTLGRVRKRLWGMLSGSRAYGRLAQACASFPGNSLRVVCKYVCVEDVFNGIPENV